The segment CAAGGTCTTTCAGAAGAATGTTCTTGGGGCATTGGTCGAGCATCAGCGCAAGGCCAAGGACAAGCGCATCCGTATCTGGAGCGCGGGCTGTTCCACTGGTGAAGAGCCCTATACCATGGCTCTGCAACTGCACGAGGTTTTGGGGAACGAGATTGGCTCCTGGAATATTCGCATCACGGCCAATGACCTTTCCGAAGGTGTTTTGGCCTCGGCACGTCGCGGTGTCTACACCGAGTATGCTCTGCGGACCACGCCGCCCGAGCTGGTGAAGAAATACTTCATCCAGGAAGAAGGCCGCTACAAGGTCAAGCCGGAGTTGAAGAAGCTCATCACTTTTGGCCAGATCAACCTCTCCGACCGCATGCAACTCAAGCGGATCGAGCGCTCGCACATCATTTTTTGCCGCAATGTGATCATTTATTTCGATGACGAGATGAAACGTAACGTCATCGGCTCTTTCTACGATAACTTGCTTCCCGGCGGATATTTGCTCATCGGGCATTCCGAATCACTGCATAATATCTCGCGGGCATTCAAGCCGACACATTTTCCGGGGGCGATCATCTACCGTAAAGAGGAGTAAGTTAGATGGCGATTCGCACAGGAGGTGGACTCGATGGCAGCTGAACAGCGACGGGATTTGCGACTTCCGAAGAATTTTCGCGTGGAGATCAAGGAATTCAAATTTCCTTTGGCACGACAGCCCAAGTTTGAAGTGACGTGCGCAGATATCAGCGCTGGTGGAATGAAGGTCGAGTGCCGCAAGAAGTTCGAGGCGGGCACGAAACTCCAGGTGAAGATTTTCATCCCGAGTTTCAACAAGTACCATCCGGGGTTCTTCAAGGTCTTCGAGAGCGACTCTGGACAGTTCCTTCAGGCCATAGCCGAAGTGGTGCGGGCTGATGATGTGGTCCCCCTGACTTCGTATGCCATGGGTGTGAAATTTCTTGATGTGGATCAGGACGATTGGACGGCTCTGCGGAATTTCATCATGCGTAGCAGCAAGTAGCCCCGCGACAACGCGGTGCTTGGCAGCAAACGAGGAGGGGAAAGGACTTGTCCATACAGGTGCTTGCAGTAGCGAATCAGAAGGGAGGCGTGGGTAAGACGACGTCGTCTCTGAGCCTTGGTGCCGCACTGGCGCGCCAGGGCAAAAAAACGCTGGTCATGGACCTGGACCCCCATGCCTGTGCCTCCATCCATTTGGCCTACTACCCCGAGAATCTGAAGTATACGGTCCTGGATATGTTCTATGCGGACAAGGTTGACGCCGCATTGTGGGACAAGATCATACACAAGAGTGAAGACCCGCTGTTCTTTGACTTTGCTCCGGCCCATATTCGGTTGTCCGAGCTGGAGATGGACCTCAAGAGCAGGCCCGGGCGTGGTGGCATCCTGACCGAAGCTCTGGCTCCCATTAAGGATCGATACGATTACATCGTCATTGATTGTCCACCGCATGTGGGAGTGCTGTTGGTCAATGCCTTGGTGTCGGCCGACTTGGTGATTATCCCCATCCAGACGGATTTTCTTGCCCTGCATGGGTTGCGGCTCATTTTTGATACCATTCGCACGCTGAACCGGGTGCTACCGAACCCCATCAACTTCAGGGCCTTGCCAACCATGTTCGATCGCCGGGCCAGTGCTTGCCGTCGTGTGCTGAATCTGCTGCGAAAGAAGCTTGGTCCCAAAATGTTTGAAACAGTTATCAACTTGGATACCAATTTCAGGGAGGCCAGCGCCAAGGGGAAGGTGATCTACGAGATCGACGCCAATTCCCGTGGTGCTGTGGAATACTCGCTGTTAGCCAAAGAGATTGCCAATGAAAACGCCTGAGGAATACTTCCTGGAAAAGGATTTTTTGCCGACCGGTACGGAGGGAGATTCCCTGTCCGTGGCGGAGAAGGCTTTTTTGCAGAAATATATGGGGTACGGCGACGCAGGAACTCCGTCTGGAGAAGGCGTGTCCCTGCCTCGGCCTGCCAGGGTCGAAGCCGCACCGGGCTTTGCCGCCACGGAACAAACCGCATCCAGTGCTCCTGAGGCTGTCGGAGAGACCCTTGCCGAAGCTTTGGACGAGCCGGATATCCTTTCGCAGCTGAAGAGTGAGGATGATATCCAGTTGGTGGGGTTTACCGTCGGCGACCAGGAATTTACCGTGCCCATCAATGTGGTCCAGGAGGTCATCCGTTACGTGGCTCCCACGCAACTTCCTGCTGCACCGTTCTTTATGGCAGGTATCGTGAATCTGCGTGGCCGGGTGACACCACTGGTGAAGCTCAATAGTTTGATTGGCGCCACTGGCGCAAGCGAGACCCCCGGGTTCATTGTTGTCTGCCGCCGCAAGGGCCTGCAACTGGGCCTGATGATCGATAAGGTGAAGACCATGTACCGCGTTCCTCAGACCGAATTGGACTGGGGCGTGGAACAACATCTGGGGTCAGGGGTCGAATTTGTGGCCGGACTCATGAAAGCCGAAGGCGGTTCTCTCATCGGAATTATTTCCATTGACCGGATCGTTGAGAAAGTTCTTAAGGGTTAAAAGGAGCACTCATGCCTAAACATATTCTGATTGTTGACGATTCGAAGACTGTAAGGAATCTCGTCGCGTTTATCATGAAGAAGGAAGGCTTCAAGGTGACCATGGCGGAAGATGGCCTCGACGGGCTGGAGAAATTGTACTCCATGACTGACGTTGACCTGATCATCTCCGACGTGAATATGCCTCGAATGGATGGCTTTACTTTTATCAAGACTGTCCGCGAACAGGATGCTTACAGGGATGTGCCGATTATCGTTTTGTCCACCGAAGGGCAGGACAAGGATATTCAAACGGGGCTGGGGCTTGGCGCAAATCTGTACATGGTCAAGCCAGCGCAGCCGGATAAAATGGTCAAAAACGTTAAAATGCTGTTAGGGTAATACCTGCCGGCACTCCGGGTTGATGAGACACTCGGCGGGGGCAACTTTCGCTCCGCGCCCAATACGCATCGAGGTGGGTCAATGAGCCAGGATTTCATGGATCCTGAAATTTTTGCCGATTTTATCATCGAGGCCAAGGAGCATCTTGAGACCATCGAGCCCAACTTGCTTGAGCTTGAGCAATCTCCTGAGAACCTTGACCTCCTGAACGAAATTTTTCGTCCGATGCACTCCCTGAAAGGAGCGTCGGGTTTTCTTGGTCTGAACAAGATCAATGTTCTGGCTCACCGTGCGGAAAACGTCATGGACGAGCTGCGCAAAGGCAAGATGTCTGTCACCTCCGAGATCATGGACGTGATCCTGAGTGCGACCGACTTGCTGCGGACCATGATCGAGAATCTCGAAACCGAGGGCGGCGAAGGTGATGTGGATACTGAATCCACCATCGCCAAGCTGGATGGCATCATGGCAGGCGATGATCTCTCCGGTGGAGCAGCCGCTCCCGCCCCGGCTCCCGCTCCTGAACCTGAAGCCGTGGCTGAACCTGCTGCTGCACCAGAGCCAGAACCAGACCTGCCTGCCTTTGAAGCGGTGTCCTATGCCCTGTCCGTCGTGGCCAAGGAACACTTGGGTGATTTTCTGGAAGAAGCCACGGAAATCATCGAAGAACTCAACAGTGGGCTGTTGGGCCTGGAGCAGACCCCCACAAGTGGTGGCGAGGCCATCAATGACATTTTCCGTTATTTCCACAATCTGAAAGGCAACAGTGGCATCGTCGGTTTCAAGGAACTTAACGAGCTGACCCACGAGGCCGAGACGCTGCTCAACCGTGTCCGCAAGAATGAGATGGAATGCTCTCATGGACTCATCGATCTGCTGCTGTCGGTGGTGGATATGATGGAGACGCTGGTCGGTTGCATTGACATGGAGGGCGCTCAGGTCACCCCCGTGGATACGAGGGTGTTGTTGGGCAAGCTGCGTGAGGCTGTGGAAAACGGTGAGGTTGCCTCTCCCAAGGCCGAGGCCGAGATTGAAGCTGAAATCGAGATCGAAATCGAGCCTGAAGCTGTTTCCGAGCCACCTGAGCCCAAGGCCGTGCCCGAAGCGGTTGCTGCTGCCGGGTTGGACGATGATGATCTGGCCATCTTCAAGACCACAGTGGGTCAACAACTGGCCGCCATTGATTTGTCCCTGAAGGAACTGGACAAGGACGCCTCTCAGAAAGATTATGTGGACGCCCTGTATCGGGCTTTGACCACCGTCCAGAATTCCTGTGGCTATATGGGTTTTTCCGGCATCAAGGAGACTGCCGAACGCACAGCCGGGCTGGTGGCTCAGGCTCGTGATACGGACCTGGATTTCTCCATGATGGTGGATATCCTGTCTCAGGAATGTGGCATTATCCGTGACGATATCGCCAAGGAAATTGCCGCTGCGGATATCTCGGAAGAACTTGTTTCCGCCATGGATCAGGATGCCCCGGCAGAGCCTGAGCCCAAGCCGGAACCGAAACCGGAACCCAAGCCCGAGCCGAAGCCAGAGCCCAAGCCCGAGCCGAAGCCAGAGCCCAAGCCGGAACCGAAGCCAAAGCCTGCTCCAGCGCCAGCCGCCAAGCCAGCCGCTGCCGCTGCCGCCAAGAAGCCACCGGTCAAGAAGCCTGCTGTTTCCTCCACCATTCGTGTGGACCACGAGAAACTGGACCACCTGATGAACCTGATTGGTGAGTTGATCATCAACCGCAACCGGTTCTCCATGTTGGCCCGCAATCTCGAAGAAGGCGGTAATACCGGAGAAATCGATCTGCCCGAGGTGGCGTCCAACCTCACCGAAACGACTTTTGCCATGGCCCGCATCTCGGATGACCTTCAGGACACCATCATGAAGGTCCGGATGATGCCGGTAAAGACAGTATTCTCTCGTTTCCCGCGTTTGGTCCGTGACTTGTCGCGCAAGAGCGGCAAGAAAGTTGACTTGATCATGGAAGGTGAAGAGACCGAACTGGACAAGAGCGTTATCGAAGAGATCGGCGATCCTCTTGTCCACTTGATTCGAAATTCCGTGGACCATGGCCTGGAGACCAACGAACAACGAGCCGAAGCTGGCAAGCCCGAAGTGGGGCGTGTTTACCTGCGTGCCTATCATCAGGGTAACTCTGTGGCTATTGAAGTCGAAGACGATGGCCGGGGTATCAGCCCTGAGAAGATGCGCGAGGTTGGCGTCAAAAAGGGCTTGGTCACCGCTGAGGAAGCCAAGAATCTGGATGACCAGCAGGCCATCGAGTTGATCTTTGAGCCGGGCTTCTCCGGTGCTGAAAAGATCACCGATATTTCGGGCCGAGGCGTGGGCATGGACGTGGTCAAGACCAATATCAAGAACCTCAAGGGCTCCGTCATGGTGGATACTGAGATCGGTCGGGGAACAAGGTTTACCCTGTCTCTGCCGCTCACATTGGCTATCATCGACGCCCTGATGATCAAGGTTGCTGGTGACACCTACGCCATCCCTCTGGAAGCCGTATCTGAAACCACGAAGATCGAGACCAAGCGCCTGACCGAGGTCAATGGCCGTAAGGCCGTAACTCTTCGAGGCGAGGTGCTCGGCATCATGGATCTCTATGAGATTCTGGATCTGCCAGCCAACGAGGAAGAGCGGGATATCCTGCCCATTGTGGTCATTCATGACAACAATCGACGTCTGGGCCTTGTCGTGGATAGCCTCCTCGAGCGTCAGGAAGTCGTGATCAAGCCCCTGGGTGATTTCCTTGGCGACAAGGAAGGCATCTCCGGCGCAACCATCATGGGTGACGGTTCAGTGGTGCTTATTCTTGACCCCCACGAGATCTATCGTATGTCCACCTAGTAAAGCGGGTGATATCCCGCCCTAGGGCAAGTTGATGAAATTCCGCCGAGAGCGGCGTTGCTTCAAAAGGGGGTAGACCCTCGCGTATGTTTTATACGCGTCGGGCCTGCCCCCTCTCTTGCGTCTTGCTCCCGGCGTTTTTGATCAACTTGCTTGCGGTGTTAGCCATGGGTATAAGTGTTCTCAGCCATGAGGGGTTTGGAAATAGTATTTTAGGAGAAGATATGGCGAAATTGGATCCGCAATCTCTCGATTATTTACTACAGACCGATGTGCTTGAAGATTTGATCCCGCGCGTCGGCAGAGAACAATGGCAGTCTTTGTTTGTTAGTCGTAATGACGAGTTAGGTCGATTTGGCCTCTGGTGCGCTTTGATCGATGATGCTTCCGTAGAGCGTGTGCTTAGCCATTATTCTTGGGATCTCTCGATCGGAGATGGGAAACCCGGATTCAGTCAAAGTTGGCCAAATGGAGAGCCGGTCATAGAATATCATCCCTATGGATCCGGGACAGGCATACGCGCTTTGGTTCATCGCCGATCGTTTTATGGGGTTTTTTCGCCCTACTTTGAAATTGACCAAGAGTTTCGTCTGTACCATGACCTTGCCTACGATCAGAAAAGAGGCCTGCTCTTGGCGTTTGATGTTTCTGGACGTGAGATTGAAGTCGTACGCATCAGCCCGGAGAGAATTGAAGCTCGCCTTAAATATCTACGCCAGTATCAAGCTGGGACTCGTCAAAACCTAGTGATTTACGTTGATTCTGTAAGATACTCAAAGTTGCTTTTTGAAGACGTTGGAGAAAGGCGAGATTCAGAAAGAAATGAAAGAGTAGCTTGGTCAAGACATGTTGGTGCTTGTAGCTTTCACAACGACTTTTCGACGTTCTCAAGAGTATTGTTTAAAATCATTCTTCGTTCTCCTGTAATCGAAAAGGCGGGGATATGGCCCTTTGACGAGGAGGGTGACGAACGAGAAGTTACTTTTATCATAGGTGTGGATGAGAATGGTGAGAACATTGAACATACATCTTCCCCAGATAAATTGAGTAATAACTTCGGGGCGAACCCAGAGGCTCCTCATTACCTAACTCCCGTTTATTTTAGACGCGAAGTGCTTGCTAAATATTTCGCTGAGCCTGATCGATATGTGATCTCGGATGGTTCCTTAGGCTGCCTTGAACTGTGGCATTGCCAGATTGATAACGATCTTGAAACGAGTGTTGCTGTCTTTTTAGGTGATCTAGGTCGCGATCTTCCTTATGAGGAGCGTCTTCATTGGCGACAGTTTAACATTCCCCCTGAAGGGGAGATTAGTGAAACTAACTTTCGACGAAGTTTTCTTGCGCAGTTTACTGACCC is part of the Desulfovibrio ferrophilus genome and harbors:
- a CDS encoding CheR family methyltransferase, which produces MASLFSKTISLKKEFTIEPEEFKQLRDFIYAKSGIYIADNRKYLLENRLRNRLKHLNLKSFGEYYYYLQYDSSKSQELNKLFEVVTTNETSFYRNPPQLKVFQKNVLGALVEHQRKAKDKRIRIWSAGCSTGEEPYTMALQLHEVLGNEIGSWNIRITANDLSEGVLASARRGVYTEYALRTTPPELVKKYFIQEEGRYKVKPELKKLITFGQINLSDRMQLKRIERSHIIFCRNVIIYFDDEMKRNVIGSFYDNLLPGGYLLIGHSESLHNISRAFKPTHFPGAIIYRKEE
- a CDS encoding PilZ domain-containing protein yields the protein MAAEQRRDLRLPKNFRVEIKEFKFPLARQPKFEVTCADISAGGMKVECRKKFEAGTKLQVKIFIPSFNKYHPGFFKVFESDSGQFLQAIAEVVRADDVVPLTSYAMGVKFLDVDQDDWTALRNFIMRSSK
- a CDS encoding ParA family protein gives rise to the protein MSIQVLAVANQKGGVGKTTSSLSLGAALARQGKKTLVMDLDPHACASIHLAYYPENLKYTVLDMFYADKVDAALWDKIIHKSEDPLFFDFAPAHIRLSELEMDLKSRPGRGGILTEALAPIKDRYDYIVIDCPPHVGVLLVNALVSADLVIIPIQTDFLALHGLRLIFDTIRTLNRVLPNPINFRALPTMFDRRASACRRVLNLLRKKLGPKMFETVINLDTNFREASAKGKVIYEIDANSRGAVEYSLLAKEIANENA
- a CDS encoding chemotaxis protein CheW, whose protein sequence is MKTPEEYFLEKDFLPTGTEGDSLSVAEKAFLQKYMGYGDAGTPSGEGVSLPRPARVEAAPGFAATEQTASSAPEAVGETLAEALDEPDILSQLKSEDDIQLVGFTVGDQEFTVPINVVQEVIRYVAPTQLPAAPFFMAGIVNLRGRVTPLVKLNSLIGATGASETPGFIVVCRRKGLQLGLMIDKVKTMYRVPQTELDWGVEQHLGSGVEFVAGLMKAEGGSLIGIISIDRIVEKVLKG
- a CDS encoding response regulator is translated as MPKHILIVDDSKTVRNLVAFIMKKEGFKVTMAEDGLDGLEKLYSMTDVDLIISDVNMPRMDGFTFIKTVREQDAYRDVPIIVLSTEGQDKDIQTGLGLGANLYMVKPAQPDKMVKNVKMLLG
- a CDS encoding chemotaxis protein CheA codes for the protein MSQDFMDPEIFADFIIEAKEHLETIEPNLLELEQSPENLDLLNEIFRPMHSLKGASGFLGLNKINVLAHRAENVMDELRKGKMSVTSEIMDVILSATDLLRTMIENLETEGGEGDVDTESTIAKLDGIMAGDDLSGGAAAPAPAPAPEPEAVAEPAAAPEPEPDLPAFEAVSYALSVVAKEHLGDFLEEATEIIEELNSGLLGLEQTPTSGGEAINDIFRYFHNLKGNSGIVGFKELNELTHEAETLLNRVRKNEMECSHGLIDLLLSVVDMMETLVGCIDMEGAQVTPVDTRVLLGKLREAVENGEVASPKAEAEIEAEIEIEIEPEAVSEPPEPKAVPEAVAAAGLDDDDLAIFKTTVGQQLAAIDLSLKELDKDASQKDYVDALYRALTTVQNSCGYMGFSGIKETAERTAGLVAQARDTDLDFSMMVDILSQECGIIRDDIAKEIAAADISEELVSAMDQDAPAEPEPKPEPKPEPKPEPKPEPKPEPKPEPKPEPKPKPAPAPAAKPAAAAAAKKPPVKKPAVSSTIRVDHEKLDHLMNLIGELIINRNRFSMLARNLEEGGNTGEIDLPEVASNLTETTFAMARISDDLQDTIMKVRMMPVKTVFSRFPRLVRDLSRKSGKKVDLIMEGEETELDKSVIEEIGDPLVHLIRNSVDHGLETNEQRAEAGKPEVGRVYLRAYHQGNSVAIEVEDDGRGISPEKMREVGVKKGLVTAEEAKNLDDQQAIELIFEPGFSGAEKITDISGRGVGMDVVKTNIKNLKGSVMVDTEIGRGTRFTLSLPLTLAIIDALMIKVAGDTYAIPLEAVSETTKIETKRLTEVNGRKAVTLRGEVLGIMDLYEILDLPANEEERDILPIVVIHDNNRRLGLVVDSLLERQEVVIKPLGDFLGDKEGISGATIMGDGSVVLILDPHEIYRMST